TTTTTCATCTGAATTTTTAATTTCTGTTTTTCTGGTAATTACAACTTTATCTGATCTTAAATTCTTCAATTCTCTTCCTTTTGTAACTTTTGATCTATCAAAAGAATTTTCTCTATTTACATCAATTTCATTTGGTCTAAATTCTCTAATTTCACTTTTGTTTCTTAATTCCCTTGAATCATATTTTTTTTCACTGAAATTTATATCTCTTGCAGAAATTCTTTTTCCTATTCTTTTCTCAACAAATTCTCTGTTTACACCACCGTTAACAATTCTATCATTATCTGAGTAATAATTTGTTCTGTGCTTTGTTCTTCTATAAATTCTCTCTGCGTTATTTCCAAAAATATAGTGTTTATGAATATCAACAGAAACAAAGTGATTGTATTTTACAAAGTTCCAGTAAAAGTGACCCGAATTCCATCTTATTGAAAATCTGATTCCATGTTTTGGGTAAAATCTTGCATAAGGCGGAAGTGGAGCCCATCCGATATAATAATCATCATATCTCCATTCAACCCAAGCTGGTCCCCATTCACTATCCGGCATCCAAACCCAGCCGTAATAATCGTCAAAAAACCACCTTCCATAATGATATGTTGCCCATCCAAAAGGTTCGTAAGAAACCCAATACCAACCGTTGTGAGTCCATTCCCACCTTCCATCAGTATAAGGTCGCCAATCTCGGTATGTGTTATAAGGTCTCCAAACATAATCATCAAATCCAATATCAATCCATTCACCGTATGGTTCTAAGGAATTGAAAAAATATTCGACACGAATATTTCTATGATAATCATAAGCATTCAGATTAGTTAAAAATAATCCAAATAAAATTGCTGTTAAAAATAACGTCTTTTTCATTTTACACCTCGTTGATAATTACAATATTAGAAATTCACATTTAGTGCCAAATTAGAAATGTTTGTTTTGCTTAATTTTGAACGGTAAGTATTTAATTGTGTATATTTTTTTATACATCATGTTTTAGAATTTTACACAATTTAATTTCTTATTTCTTAATTTTTCAAGCAGAAAATATTTATAGAGGTTATATGAAAATTATTAGCATAATTAATATTATCGCTTTAATTATTACGATATCATCATGTAAAAGTAATTTAGAAAATAAGGATTTGGAAAATATGGAAGAAAAAATTTCGCAATATGCAGTTACAAATATTAAATACGATAAAAATCTTCTTGATGAGAATCAGAAAATAATTATTGAAAAACTTTATAAAGCCGCAAAAATTATTGATGAAATTTTTCTTGAGCAAGTCTATTCAAAAAATTATGACATCAAACAACAATTAGTAAATTCTGATGAACCATTAGATAAACTTAAATTAGCATATTTTAATATAAATTTTGGACCTTTTGATAGATTAGATCATAATAATCCTTTTATTGGAAATGATAAAAAACCACTTGGAGCAAATTTTTATCCCGATAATATTACTAAAGAAGAATTTGAAAATTGGATTAAAGAACATCCAGAAGATCAAAAAGGATTTACAAGTGAATTTACAGTAATCAAAAGAGATGGAAATAAATTAAGATCCATTCCATATTTTATTTATCACAGAGAAAAAATTTTAGAAATATCAAAACTACTTAGAGAAGCTGCTGATTATGCCGAGAATCAATCACTTAAAAACTTTTTATTACTTCGTGCCGAAGCTTTAGAAACTGATGATTATTTCAAAAGTGATATGGCTTGGATGGATTTAAAAGATCATACAATTGAAATTGTTATTGGTCCATATGAAGTTTATGAAGATGAACTATACAATTACAAAGCAAGTTATGAATGTTTTTTAACTATTGTTGATCCAGAAGAAACAAAAAAATTAGAAACATTTTCAAAATATCTAACTGAAATGGAAGCAAATTTGCCTTTACCGGAAGAACATAAAAACTTTAAAAGAGGAAGTGATTCGCCAATTGTTGTTGTGCAAGAAATTTTTAGTGCCGGCGATTCAAAAGCTGGAGTTCAAACTTTAGCATTTAATTTACCAAATGATGAAAATGTAAGGAAATTAAAAGGTTCTAAAAAGGTTATGCTAAAAAATATTCATGAAGCAAAGTTTGACAAATTACTAAAACCAATTGCGAAAACTGTTCTTGATCAATCTCAACAAAAATATGTTACATTCAATGGATTTTTCACTCACACATTAATGCATGAAATGTCACACGGAATTGGCCCGGGATTTATAACAATAAATGGAAAAGAAACTGAAGTTAAAAAAGAATTAAAAGAAACTTATTCTAAAATTGAAGAATGTAAAGCTGATATTCTAGGAATGTTTAACAATAAATTGATGATTGAAAAAGGAATTTTACCTGTTGAATTTGAAAATGAAATGTGGATTACATTTTTAGCTGGTGTTTTTAGAAGTATTAGATTTGGAATAAATGAAGCGCATGGAAGTGGAACTGC
The nucleotide sequence above comes from Ignavibacteriota bacterium. Encoded proteins:
- a CDS encoding peptidase; the encoded protein is MKIISIINIIALIITISSCKSNLENKDLENMEEKISQYAVTNIKYDKNLLDENQKIIIEKLYKAAKIIDEIFLEQVYSKNYDIKQQLVNSDEPLDKLKLAYFNINFGPFDRLDHNNPFIGNDKKPLGANFYPDNITKEEFENWIKEHPEDQKGFTSEFTVIKRDGNKLRSIPYFIYHREKILEISKLLREAADYAENQSLKNFLLLRAEALETDDYFKSDMAWMDLKDHTIEIVIGPYEVYEDELYNYKASYECFLTIVDPEETKKLETFSKYLTEMEANLPLPEEHKNFKRGSDSPIVVVQEIFSAGDSKAGVQTLAFNLPNDENVRKLKGSKKVMLKNIHEAKFDKLLKPIAKTVLDQSQQKYVTFNGFFTHTLMHEMSHGIGPGFITINGKETEVKKELKETYSKIEECKADILGMFNNKLMIEKGILPVEFENEMWITFLAGVFRSIRFGINEAHGSGTAIIYNYLLEKGGYEFDEKTQKVKVNFERIYSALKELANKVLMIQATGDYNASIELITNYAKETNSIKILVKKLSNLPVDIKPEFQIEKELN